A region from the Flavobacterium enshiense genome encodes:
- a CDS encoding SdpI family protein, whose protein sequence is MEWTTNLLQMPLLCGIIFMIAGLVLYVFPPKKINSIYGYRTSGSMKSIERWHFAQRFSALKMMQGSVFLLLSSFLGLLLKLDGKAALIPGILFPLLVVFFILFTTESALKNKFPNT, encoded by the coding sequence ATGGAGTGGACAACCAATTTATTGCAAATGCCTCTGTTGTGCGGCATTATTTTTATGATAGCCGGGTTGGTATTGTATGTTTTTCCGCCAAAAAAAATAAATTCAATTTACGGTTATAGGACGTCAGGCTCTATGAAATCGATCGAACGATGGCATTTTGCCCAACGTTTTTCAGCTTTAAAAATGATGCAGGGAAGTGTTTTTTTACTGCTTTCCTCTTTTTTGGGATTGCTTTTAAAACTGGATGGGAAAGCAGCGCTGATACCGGGAATATTGTTTCCGTTACTCGTGGTGTTTTTTATTCTTTTTACAACTGAAAGCGCCCTTAAAAATAAATTCCCAAATACTTAA